In one Nicotiana tomentosiformis chromosome 6, ASM39032v3, whole genome shotgun sequence genomic region, the following are encoded:
- the LOC104103448 gene encoding uncharacterized protein, translated as MECAKASPVVRKGNKKQVKDELDRIKQAEKKKRRLEKALATSAAIRSELEKKKQKKKEEQQKLDEEGAAIAEAVALHVLVGEDSDDSCKLLLEKDEESNPWDIGSNFDFFMGGYRAMLPHQELPKYSVEGSRWVSGPNRYGCMCEQENTTWMVSSVPWAGNGHHQWFDVGNWEFARLSAGLLAAQAVSSLQIAEDALMDSYVFSRMLRE; from the coding sequence ATGGAATGTGCTAAAGCTTCACCTGTTGTTAGAAAAGGGAACAAGAAGCAAGTAAAGGATGAGTTGGATCGGATTAAACAGGCTGAAAAAAAAAAGAGGCGCTTAGAGAAAGCCTTGGCTACTTCAGCTGCCATCCGCTCCGAATTAGAAAAGAAGaaacagaaaaagaaagaagaacagCAAAAGCTTGATGAAGAGGGTGCTGCAATCGCTGAGGCAGTTGCTCTGCATGTCCTAGTAGGTGAGGACTCAGATGATTCATGTAAGCTTTTgctggagaaggatgaagaatcaAACCCATGGGATATTGGTAgcaattttgatttttttatggGCGGATATAGAGCCATGCTTCCTCATCAAGAACTCCCAAAATATTCAGTTGAAGGATCACGGTGGGTGTCTGGTCCCAACAGGTATGGATGCATGTGTGAGCAGGAAAATACCACGTGGATGGTCTCTTCTGTACCTTGGGCAGGGAATGGTCACCATCAATggtttgatgtggggaattggGAGTTTGCCAGACTTTCTGCTGGACTTCTTGCAGCACAAGCTGTCTCATCACTTCAGATTGCAGAAGATGCTCTAATGGACTCATATGTCTTCAGTCGGATGCTGAGAGAGTGA